A genomic stretch from Caldalkalibacillus salinus includes:
- the mgtE gene encoding magnesium transporter, producing MVKLNQDNREQYTNAILRALTDHNIHDFREQFLSLHPTDQIEVTLHLSKKQRGLVYKYLDPSEFAEIFQGLEINDQRQIFNELAQNYAVDMIGHMYSDDLADFLAELPEEKKRLFLSKMSKEDAEEVQHLLKYPEQTAGAIMTTEYISISVSDSVQDVLNLLRLEGPDAETIYYLYVTDEDRKLVGVLSLRDLIISPLETKLEDIMSTRVVSVDVKEDQENVASMIQKYDFLAIPVTLNQRLAGIITVDDIIDVLEEETTEDFGEITAAKGAVDLDIGPVEAAKKRVPWLVMLLFIGMFTAGIIGQFEETLSEHTVLAFFIPLIAGMAGNTGTQSLAGVVRGLALGKLDRPGIVRLLKRELGTGVIIGIVCGIVVAINSQFVPNTGLTFGFIIGFSLFVTLVVATLAGSTIPLIINKLKIDPAVASGPFITTINDIVALLIYFSIATAFLSHL from the coding sequence ATGGTTAAACTCAATCAAGATAACCGTGAACAGTATACGAATGCTATTTTGCGGGCCTTAACAGATCATAATATCCATGACTTCCGAGAACAGTTTCTCTCTCTCCACCCAACTGATCAGATTGAAGTCACGTTGCATTTGTCCAAAAAGCAACGCGGGCTTGTATATAAGTATCTTGATCCCTCTGAATTTGCAGAGATATTCCAAGGGTTAGAGATTAACGACCAAAGACAAATATTTAATGAGTTAGCTCAAAATTATGCAGTAGATATGATTGGGCACATGTATTCTGATGACCTCGCCGATTTTTTAGCTGAATTACCTGAAGAGAAGAAGCGCTTGTTCCTCAGTAAAATGAGTAAAGAGGACGCAGAGGAAGTTCAGCACTTATTAAAGTATCCAGAGCAAACAGCCGGTGCTATTATGACAACAGAGTACATCTCCATTTCTGTTAGCGATTCAGTCCAAGACGTTTTGAATCTTTTACGGTTAGAGGGACCAGATGCCGAAACCATCTACTATCTGTATGTCACTGATGAAGATCGGAAGTTAGTCGGGGTGCTATCCCTGAGGGACCTGATTATTTCTCCGTTGGAAACAAAATTAGAAGACATCATGAGTACGCGAGTGGTATCCGTTGATGTTAAAGAGGACCAAGAAAACGTTGCATCAATGATACAAAAATATGATTTCCTAGCCATACCTGTCACACTCAATCAAAGGCTGGCGGGGATCATTACGGTTGATGATATTATTGACGTTTTAGAAGAAGAAACGACAGAAGACTTTGGTGAAATCACAGCCGCCAAAGGGGCGGTCGACTTAGATATTGGTCCTGTTGAAGCAGCGAAGAAACGGGTACCTTGGTTAGTCATGTTGTTATTCATCGGAATGTTCACAGCGGGTATTATAGGACAATTTGAAGAAACATTAAGTGAGCATACCGTCCTTGCCTTCTTTATTCCATTAATTGCTGGTATGGCAGGGAATACGGGGACCCAATCACTCGCCGGTGTGGTACGGGGCCTTGCGTTAGGAAAACTAGACCGGCCCGGTATTGTTAGATTATTAAAGAGAGAACTTGGAACGGGTGTCATTATAGGGATCGTGTGCGGAATTGTCGTGGCCATTAACTCTCAATTTGTACCGAATACAGGTCTCACGTTTGGCTTTATTATCGGTTTCTCTTTGTTTGTGACATTAGTGGTTGCCACGTTAGCAGGCTCTACTATCCCTTTAATCATTAATAAGTTAAAAATAGATCCGGCTGTGGCCTCTGGTCCTTTCATTACCACGATCAATGATATCGTCGCCTTGCTTATTTATTTCTCAATCGCCACGGCCTTTCTCTCGCATTTATAG
- the paaX gene encoding phenylacetic acid degradation operon negative regulatory protein PaaX — translation MNTRSMIFTLYGDYIHHYGGEIWIGSLIRLLEEFGHNAQAIRAAISRMSKQGWVEANKVGNKSYYSLTPQGQKRIEEAATRIFKLKSSKWDGQWRMLIYSIPEEKRNLRDELRKELTWSGFGSLTFSCYISPNPLEEQVQALVKRYDIEPYVDFFTSDYIGPHANHDLVQRCWDLNEINERYQSFIDVYSNKYVIDRNKLEKEDMTDGECFVERTKLIHEYRKFLFIDPGLPEELLPKDWLGDHAAALFRDYYQILAQPASRFFEQVFQEGNELDKKASYNVMEHPLMVGETESRRGE, via the coding sequence ATGAATACGAGATCAATGATTTTTACCTTATATGGAGACTACATCCATCATTATGGCGGAGAAATCTGGATCGGAAGTTTGATTCGACTGTTAGAGGAGTTTGGTCATAATGCGCAGGCGATCAGAGCGGCCATCTCCAGGATGAGCAAACAAGGCTGGGTTGAAGCCAATAAAGTGGGCAATAAAAGCTACTATTCACTCACCCCACAAGGGCAGAAGCGTATAGAGGAGGCTGCGACGCGGATATTTAAATTGAAAAGTTCTAAATGGGATGGTCAGTGGCGTATGCTTATTTACTCTATACCGGAGGAAAAAAGGAACCTGCGTGATGAGTTACGCAAGGAATTAACATGGAGTGGGTTCGGTTCCTTGACGTTTAGCTGTTATATTTCTCCAAATCCACTTGAGGAACAGGTACAAGCACTGGTCAAGCGCTACGATATTGAACCTTATGTTGATTTCTTCACTTCAGATTACATTGGCCCGCACGCGAATCATGATTTGGTTCAACGGTGCTGGGATTTAAATGAAATTAATGAACGTTATCAATCATTTATTGACGTCTACAGTAACAAGTACGTGATTGATCGTAACAAATTGGAGAAGGAAGATATGACGGATGGAGAGTGTTTCGTTGAGCGTACGAAACTCATCCATGAATATCGTAAATTTTTATTTATTGACCCGGGATTGCCTGAGGAACTCCTCCCTAAAGACTGGTTAGGGGACCACGCTGCTGCACTATTCAGGGATTACTATCAAATATTAGCCCAACCTGCTAGCCGCTTTTTTGAACAAGTGTTCCAAGAAGGTAACGAGTTGGATAAAAAGGCGTCATATAACGTGATGGAGCACCCGCTGATGGTAGGAGAGACAGAGAGCAGAAGGGGAGAATAA
- a CDS encoding winged helix-turn-helix transcriptional regulator, with the protein MDLSQMCPKYESAVEILGKKWTGLIVRVLLGGPKRFKEIKEQIPDMSDRILTERMKELENNQLLKRHVYPETPVLIEYELTEKGRDLEPVIAAIQDWGEKWMSTDV; encoded by the coding sequence ATGGATTTATCACAGATGTGCCCAAAGTATGAATCAGCAGTTGAAATTTTAGGAAAAAAATGGACAGGGCTTATCGTTCGGGTGTTGCTTGGGGGGCCTAAACGCTTTAAAGAAATAAAAGAACAAATTCCTGATATGAGTGACCGTATTTTAACAGAGCGGATGAAAGAACTTGAGAATAATCAACTTTTAAAAAGACACGTATACCCCGAAACACCGGTTTTGATAGAATATGAACTGACTGAAAAAGGACGCGACTTAGAACCTGTTATCGCTGCCATTCAGGACTGGGGAGAAAAATGGATGTCCACAGATGTTTAA
- a CDS encoding Hsp20/alpha crystallin family protein — protein sequence MRPDQVDLDQWRSFAQQILGDDFFDDFYSSMEKEGPAYNVYTNASEIMVLVSLPYITDLSQVKLTVKEQEVYLKGHIDLGFEHMQQVAEGIFSGHFEITVPLPQIVNQKKVNAQYKKGILQIQLFPKLRKDGKSVQIADTE from the coding sequence ATGAGACCAGATCAAGTGGACTTAGATCAGTGGCGTTCTTTTGCTCAGCAGATATTAGGAGATGATTTTTTTGACGATTTTTACAGTAGTATGGAAAAAGAAGGACCGGCCTATAACGTGTACACGAACGCTTCAGAAATCATGGTCCTCGTTAGTCTTCCGTACATTACTGACCTTTCTCAGGTGAAACTGACTGTTAAGGAGCAGGAGGTATACTTAAAAGGTCACATCGATCTTGGGTTTGAACATATGCAACAGGTTGCTGAAGGGATATTCAGTGGTCATTTTGAGATAACGGTCCCCTTACCTCAAATCGTGAATCAGAAGAAAGTAAACGCGCAGTACAAAAAAGGGATCCTACAGATTCAGCTTTTTCCCAAGTTAAGAAAAGACGGTAAGAGTGTACAAATAGCAGACACGGAATAA
- the paaB gene encoding 1,2-phenylacetyl-CoA epoxidase subunit PaaB — translation MSEKNTNYPVFEVFVQRDANNQFIHHGSLLAPNADVALSLAKENFTRRQSCYNLWVVERNHISQLSPEERKSLDKIEDKQYRETKGYGYLKKKWRQYEQEQLTERNLLR, via the coding sequence ATGAGCGAAAAAAATACAAACTATCCTGTCTTTGAAGTCTTTGTACAGCGTGATGCCAACAATCAATTTATTCACCACGGAAGCTTGTTAGCACCTAACGCTGACGTGGCATTATCTTTAGCGAAGGAGAACTTTACCCGCCGTCAGTCCTGCTACAACTTATGGGTTGTTGAGAGAAACCATATTTCACAGTTATCTCCAGAAGAACGTAAATCCTTAGACAAAATTGAAGATAAGCAGTATCGGGAGACAAAGGGATACGGTTACCTTAAGAAAAAGTGGCGTCAATATGAACAAGAACAACTAACAGAACGCAATCTGTTGAGATAA
- a CDS encoding WD40/YVTN/BNR-like repeat-containing protein: MRTFYLGMEDELYKIEETANGYVTTSHLQGTQPTSVAQDPQNKNRIYCATFGHGLWKSEDGGASWRAIGKVSPYYEPVSGDGIRSAHVTAVAVHPYKQSNGNSIVYVGTEPSALYYSKDNGESWTEFKGIQTLPSKANWQFPPRPHTHHVRWITPSYVDENHLGVSVEFGAFISTKDHGESWNDRPIFSPLDTHTLLAHPHCPGRLYAACGDGLITEGHAYAESEDEGQTWTFMSEGLDKHPYLYNMVLNPNDPNDRLVSASVHAREAHHASLHSTVYRKKGERPWVEIADGLPCEGSYSHVLASDPVDENVFYAMSNKGLYRLDQQATKWMKVEIEWKASFDNQHPSCLLITAQ; encoded by the coding sequence TTGAGAACATTTTATCTAGGCATGGAAGATGAACTTTACAAGATCGAAGAAACGGCAAATGGATATGTGACAACTTCCCACTTGCAGGGAACACAACCCACGAGCGTCGCACAAGACCCTCAAAACAAGAATCGCATTTACTGTGCCACCTTCGGACATGGTCTATGGAAAAGTGAAGACGGGGGTGCCAGCTGGCGAGCGATTGGAAAAGTGAGCCCGTACTACGAGCCCGTTTCAGGTGATGGCATTCGATCGGCACATGTGACTGCTGTAGCTGTTCATCCTTATAAACAATCGAACGGCAATAGCATTGTGTACGTCGGTACGGAGCCGAGTGCTCTTTACTATTCAAAGGATAATGGCGAGAGTTGGACGGAGTTTAAGGGCATTCAAACCTTACCGTCAAAAGCCAATTGGCAATTTCCGCCACGCCCACACACTCATCATGTTCGTTGGATCACCCCAAGTTATGTGGACGAAAACCATTTAGGTGTGTCCGTAGAATTCGGTGCATTTATAAGCACGAAGGACCATGGAGAGAGCTGGAATGATCGTCCTATTTTTAGTCCATTAGATACACATACCCTCCTTGCCCATCCTCATTGCCCAGGTCGTCTGTACGCCGCCTGTGGAGATGGTCTGATAACTGAAGGGCACGCTTATGCTGAAAGTGAGGATGAAGGGCAAACTTGGACGTTTATGAGCGAAGGGTTAGACAAACATCCCTATTTGTACAACATGGTTCTCAATCCAAACGACCCCAATGATCGTCTAGTGTCGGCGTCAGTGCATGCGAGGGAAGCTCACCATGCTTCTCTACACTCTACGGTATATCGTAAAAAAGGGGAGCGACCATGGGTTGAAATAGCAGATGGATTACCTTGTGAAGGGTCTTATAGTCACGTACTAGCATCAGACCCCGTTGATGAGAACGTATTTTACGCAATGAGTAATAAGGGGTTATATCGTTTAGATCAACAGGCAACAAAATGGATGAAGGTAGAGATAGAGTGGAAGGCGTCTTTTGACAATCAGCATCCCTCTTGTTTACTGATCACAGCGCAATAA
- a CDS encoding metal-dependent hydrolase, producing MDTVTHTLFGATLYAATNKEKMDKPTKRALLFTCLVGSQIPDIDVVSQFWDSEGLYQMWHRGITHSLFMVPLWAALLYGIASLVWRIKDKMIFYMGLLAVFIHSTSDLFNAWGTGYVEPFSSMRVTFGTIPIIDFVIWFIILIGFVLSSIRKIGPISMPRHRIYKWVWAVIVLHVVIQSAQGYVLYQKAAPSYEQHTLAASFVPGHFTVIGKNGHTVEITEGTAWGTLDLRETLHSASETDLDQLFEQNPAAETLYQWSPFVVVVDNDETLGIYDPRFYQDGQSFLFEYIDKQRSDP from the coding sequence ATGGATACAGTAACACATACACTCTTTGGCGCCACACTCTACGCGGCAACGAATAAAGAAAAAATGGATAAGCCCACTAAACGTGCTTTGCTGTTCACATGTCTGGTTGGAAGTCAAATACCCGATATTGATGTTGTTTCCCAATTTTGGGATAGTGAGGGGTTGTACCAGATGTGGCACCGTGGGATCACTCATTCCCTGTTCATGGTCCCTCTTTGGGCAGCTTTGTTATATGGGATCGCCTCTCTGGTTTGGAGAATAAAGGATAAAATGATATTCTACATGGGGTTACTCGCTGTTTTTATACATAGTACTAGTGATTTGTTTAATGCTTGGGGGACGGGCTATGTTGAACCGTTCTCTTCAATGCGTGTCACCTTTGGTACAATCCCCATCATTGACTTTGTCATATGGTTTATCATCTTGATCGGTTTTGTACTCTCAAGTATCAGAAAAATAGGGCCAATATCCATGCCACGTCATCGTATTTATAAGTGGGTTTGGGCCGTTATTGTGCTGCATGTGGTCATTCAGTCTGCTCAGGGATATGTCTTATATCAAAAAGCAGCGCCATCCTATGAGCAACACACACTGGCGGCAAGCTTTGTACCGGGACATTTCACAGTTATAGGTAAAAATGGACATACCGTAGAGATTACTGAGGGGACTGCTTGGGGAACGCTAGACTTGCGTGAGACCTTGCATTCAGCGTCTGAGACAGATTTGGATCAGTTATTCGAACAGAACCCAGCGGCTGAAACACTATATCAATGGTCGCCGTTCGTGGTCGTCGTTGATAATGACGAGACCTTAGGCATTTATGATCCGCGTTTTTATCAAGATGGACAGTCGTTTTTATTCGAGTATATCGATAAACAAAGAAGCGATCCTTAG
- a CDS encoding PaaI family thioesterase → MKTIYSVKDLLGVVSGEVAPPACDQTLGVEIDEASEGYAKGTWHLDDQMLNGHQVAMGGFVSAAADIVMAYAIASVLTDKQAFSSINLNTTFHRPTRPGQVHITAKVERAGRTTAYLTAELTQQGKRVASTTSSLMVFNEID, encoded by the coding sequence ATGAAAACAATATACTCAGTTAAGGACTTACTAGGCGTTGTCAGTGGAGAGGTTGCTCCGCCTGCATGTGATCAGACTTTAGGAGTAGAGATTGACGAAGCAAGTGAAGGTTACGCAAAAGGGACCTGGCACCTTGACGATCAAATGCTGAATGGTCATCAGGTCGCCATGGGCGGTTTTGTTTCTGCGGCGGCAGATATCGTCATGGCTTATGCGATTGCTTCCGTGTTAACGGATAAGCAAGCATTTTCAAGCATTAATCTGAACACGACATTTCACAGGCCAACGCGCCCCGGTCAGGTTCATATTACGGCAAAGGTTGAGAGGGCAGGCCGAACGACCGCCTACCTTACAGCTGAATTAACACAACAGGGCAAGCGAGTCGCCTCCACAACATCATCTCTTATGGTCTTTAATGAGATTGACTAA
- a CDS encoding peptide chain release factor 3 yields MLHYHEVIKGTERETFEGKERICNVIKTEVDKRKTMAIISHPDAGKTTLTEKLLLFGGAIHEAGMVKGKKNSKFATSDWMEIEKQRGISVTSSVMEFDYDGFRINILDTPGHEDFSEDTYRTLTAADSAVMLIDGAKGVEAQTKKLFEVCSQRGIPIFTFVNKMDRETRDPFELMEELEEVLGMRSYPMNWPIGSGIDFQGIYDRKNKYVELFDSDDAKKVRVHKVEDVEDALLTDLLGEEAHQKLIEDIQLLDIAGDAYDDEKIQKGDLTPSFFGSALSNFGVQTFLEHFLNIAPAPVERVSSIGPINPADQKFSGYIFKIQANMNPAHRDRIAFLRICSGKFERGMSVKHPRLKKSVKLSQPQQFLAQERNIVQDAYAGDIIGLFDPGIFQIGDTLCEGQTFTYDEMPNFAPEHFARVSIKNALKKKQFLKGLQQLTEEGTVQFFEGTTGIEEMMIGVVGELQFEVFEYRMKHEYNVDMSLQRLPYQIARWVDGDFKPSAFQVSNAKPAKDKEGRPVVLFENEFNLRWASERFPDLAFYSQSHFHYGKK; encoded by the coding sequence ATGTTACACTATCATGAGGTTATAAAAGGAACAGAGAGAGAAACATTTGAAGGAAAAGAGAGGATATGCAACGTGATAAAAACGGAAGTAGATAAACGAAAAACAATGGCTATTATCTCCCACCCGGACGCCGGGAAAACAACATTAACAGAGAAACTTCTTTTATTTGGTGGAGCCATACATGAAGCTGGTATGGTCAAAGGTAAGAAAAATTCTAAATTCGCCACATCAGACTGGATGGAAATTGAGAAACAACGTGGTATTTCAGTGACGTCTAGTGTCATGGAATTTGACTATGATGGTTTCCGCATTAATATTCTCGATACCCCAGGACACGAAGACTTCAGTGAGGACACTTATCGTACCTTAACGGCTGCAGACAGTGCGGTCATGCTCATAGACGGGGCTAAAGGGGTCGAAGCTCAAACGAAGAAATTGTTTGAGGTATGTAGTCAAAGAGGAATACCGATCTTTACCTTTGTTAACAAAATGGACCGTGAGACGCGCGATCCTTTTGAGCTGATGGAGGAACTTGAAGAGGTCCTCGGCATGAGATCTTATCCTATGAACTGGCCCATAGGCTCTGGTATTGATTTTCAGGGTATTTATGACCGCAAAAATAAATACGTTGAACTGTTTGACTCAGATGATGCCAAAAAAGTACGCGTGCACAAAGTAGAGGATGTTGAGGACGCTTTATTAACAGATTTATTAGGTGAAGAAGCTCATCAAAAACTCATCGAAGATATTCAACTCCTGGATATTGCCGGAGACGCGTATGATGACGAAAAAATTCAGAAAGGTGATTTGACGCCTTCCTTCTTCGGCAGTGCCTTGTCTAATTTCGGTGTGCAGACCTTCCTTGAGCATTTCCTGAACATAGCACCAGCGCCAGTCGAACGGGTGAGTAGTATCGGACCGATTAACCCTGCTGATCAAAAATTTTCAGGTTATATTTTTAAGATACAAGCGAACATGAATCCGGCTCACCGCGATCGTATCGCTTTTCTAAGAATTTGTTCGGGCAAGTTCGAAAGAGGGATGAGTGTCAAACATCCACGGCTAAAGAAGTCCGTTAAATTATCTCAGCCCCAGCAGTTTCTGGCCCAAGAAAGGAATATTGTTCAGGACGCTTATGCCGGCGATATCATCGGTTTGTTTGATCCGGGTATCTTTCAAATCGGTGATACGTTATGTGAGGGACAAACCTTCACTTATGACGAGATGCCTAACTTTGCTCCAGAGCATTTCGCGCGCGTTTCTATTAAGAACGCACTGAAGAAAAAGCAGTTCTTAAAAGGCTTACAACAGTTAACAGAAGAAGGAACAGTGCAATTTTTTGAAGGGACGACTGGTATAGAGGAAATGATGATTGGTGTCGTTGGGGAGTTGCAGTTCGAGGTGTTTGAGTATCGCATGAAACATGAATATAACGTCGACATGTCTCTGCAGCGCTTACCCTACCAAATTGCTCGTTGGGTGGATGGTGACTTTAAGCCGTCTGCATTTCAAGTATCGAATGCCAAACCGGCTAAAGATAAGGAAGGTCGCCCGGTCGTTCTATTTGAAAATGAGTTTAACCTAAGGTGGGCCAGTGAACGTTTTCCTGATCTCGCATTCTACAGTCAATCTCATTTTCATTACGGTAAAAAATAA
- a CDS encoding ribonucleotide-diphosphate reductase subunit beta, which produces MELSKKKLFNEHGERDWGKRRMIGGNTTNLIELNNVKYEWAYKMYRAMMNNFWIPEEIPLAQDAKDYETLTEAERTSYDKILSFLIFLDSLQTANLPNINEYITAPEVNLCLTVHTFQEAVHSQSYGYILDSVCRPEVREKIYNEWREDEHLLNRNRFITDLYEQFIAEPSDRNLVKTVMANYILEGIYFYSGFSFFYALARQGKMNGTATEIKYIQRDELTHLALFQGIFRELRQENTTLFTPDLIEELRDMMHTAVEHEIRWGQYIINNQVQGLSNEAIELYIKYLANQRLKRLDLEVLFPEVQEHPLQWVENFNQLNGTKTDFFESKVTNYSKASNLDWDDL; this is translated from the coding sequence ATGGAACTATCGAAGAAAAAGTTATTTAACGAACATGGAGAACGTGACTGGGGAAAGAGGAGAATGATCGGGGGAAATACGACCAATCTTATTGAGTTGAATAACGTTAAATATGAGTGGGCGTATAAAATGTATCGTGCCATGATGAATAATTTTTGGATACCAGAGGAAATTCCGCTCGCGCAAGACGCGAAGGATTATGAAACACTCACAGAAGCAGAGCGGACAAGCTACGATAAAATTCTGAGCTTCCTTATATTCTTAGATTCTCTACAAACGGCTAATCTACCGAATATAAATGAGTACATTACAGCACCTGAAGTCAATCTATGCTTAACGGTACACACGTTTCAGGAGGCGGTTCACTCCCAGAGTTACGGGTATATTTTAGATAGCGTGTGTCGCCCTGAAGTGAGAGAGAAAATTTACAACGAATGGCGTGAAGATGAGCATCTCCTCAATCGTAATCGTTTCATCACAGATTTATATGAACAGTTTATCGCAGAACCCTCCGATCGGAACCTAGTGAAAACGGTCATGGCCAATTATATCTTAGAAGGTATTTATTTCTATAGCGGTTTTTCATTCTTCTACGCCTTAGCTCGTCAGGGAAAGATGAACGGAACAGCAACGGAGATCAAGTACATACAACGAGATGAGCTCACACACTTAGCCTTATTCCAAGGGATATTCAGAGAACTGCGTCAGGAGAATACGACGTTGTTTACACCAGATCTGATAGAAGAGCTAAGAGACATGATGCACACGGCCGTTGAGCATGAAATCCGCTGGGGTCAGTATATTATAAATAATCAGGTACAAGGATTATCAAATGAGGCGATTGAGTTATATATTAAATACTTAGCCAACCAAAGATTAAAACGTCTTGATCTTGAGGTTTTATTCCCCGAGGTACAAGAGCATCCCCTTCAATGGGTGGAAAATTTTAATCAGTTAAACGGAACGAAGACAGACTTTTTCGAGTCTAAGGTCACAAACTACTCCAAAGCGTCTAACCTTGATTGGGACGATTTATAA
- the gerPC gene encoding spore germination protein GerPC yields the protein MYYYDNPNYFKELEKRLQQLEEENKVLQEQVEQIKPLHIENINYKIQELVVKELKGTLNIGMTALSDPKEIQKWLQEAEGEEIQLSDIDDATDDGEQDDGMSHNHQD from the coding sequence TTGTACTACTATGACAACCCCAATTATTTTAAAGAGCTTGAGAAACGGCTACAGCAATTAGAAGAGGAGAATAAAGTGCTACAAGAACAGGTTGAACAAATCAAACCCCTGCATATTGAGAATATCAATTATAAAATACAGGAACTCGTCGTTAAAGAGCTGAAAGGTACACTAAACATCGGCATGACAGCGTTAAGTGATCCAAAAGAGATTCAAAAATGGTTACAGGAAGCTGAGGGTGAAGAAATTCAACTCAGTGACATCGATGATGCCACAGATGATGGCGAACAGGATGATGGCATGAGTCACAATCATCAGGACTAA
- the paaA gene encoding 1,2-phenylacetyl-CoA epoxidase subunit PaaA: MTMDTTFQGLSEEEKKEAFLARIDRGEKIEADDWMPEDYRQQLVRLIAMHGISEIMGALPEKEWVPKAPTLHRKLAIMAKVQDEMGHGQLLLRVAEDLMAYWGKGRDDIYRDLISGKLKFHNVFHMKAPTWADAGMIAWLVDGAAIITQKMLLDTSYGPYGRVLQRICAEEVFHMQHGESIILTLAEGTPAQRQSLQDALNRWWPALLMFFGPPEGNNISKHQQTNLRYKIRTATNEDMRQMFLDKYMPRILSLGLTVPDESIHYDKDQKQWIYEQPDWDEFKQIVGNNGPKSQERLRLRQMSFENAEWVRDILAARTLATG, from the coding sequence ATGACGATGGATACAACTTTTCAAGGTTTATCAGAGGAAGAGAAGAAGGAAGCGTTTCTAGCGCGAATAGACCGCGGTGAGAAAATTGAAGCGGATGATTGGATGCCAGAAGATTATAGGCAACAGCTTGTCAGACTTATTGCGATGCATGGCATCAGTGAGATTATGGGTGCCTTACCTGAAAAGGAATGGGTCCCTAAAGCCCCTACCTTACATCGTAAATTAGCCATTATGGCTAAGGTACAGGATGAAATGGGGCATGGTCAGCTATTATTACGAGTGGCTGAAGATTTAATGGCTTATTGGGGAAAAGGTCGAGATGATATTTATAGAGATCTCATCTCTGGGAAACTCAAGTTTCATAACGTTTTCCATATGAAAGCACCAACATGGGCCGATGCGGGTATGATTGCTTGGCTGGTCGACGGAGCGGCCATCATCACACAAAAGATGTTATTGGACACTTCCTATGGACCTTATGGTCGAGTATTACAGAGAATCTGTGCGGAGGAAGTTTTCCATATGCAACACGGAGAAAGTATTATACTCACGCTTGCTGAAGGAACGCCTGCGCAACGTCAATCATTACAAGACGCACTAAATCGTTGGTGGCCAGCCCTGCTTATGTTCTTCGGGCCACCGGAAGGCAACAACATCTCCAAGCACCAACAAACGAATTTGCGTTACAAAATTAGAACCGCCACTAATGAAGATATGAGGCAGATGTTCCTCGATAAATATATGCCAAGAATCTTGTCTCTCGGGCTCACGGTACCAGATGAAAGTATTCACTATGATAAAGATCAAAAGCAATGGATATACGAGCAGCCGGATTGGGATGAGTTTAAACAAATCGTGGGTAACAACGGACCGAAATCTCAAGAAAGACTACGTCTAAGACAAATGAGCTTTGAGAATGCAGAGTGGGTCCGTGACATCTTAGCCGCTCGTACGTTAGCAACAGGATAA
- a CDS encoding spore germination protein, with protein sequence MPHVNNIFNIKVNNVSSNGSINFGNTIHKGHKADSKSVGGQTVIGDASPAANFDKNIVKDPDVLDQPQKQF encoded by the coding sequence ATGCCGCACGTCAATAATATTTTTAATATAAAGGTAAATAATGTCTCGAGTAACGGGTCCATTAACTTTGGCAATACGATCCATAAAGGTCATAAAGCCGACTCGAAATCTGTTGGAGGGCAAACGGTCATCGGGGATGCTAGTCCCGCCGCAAACTTTGATAAAAATATTGTAAAAGACCCGGATGTGCTTGATCAGCCACAAAAACAATTTTAG